One part of the Xylanimonas allomyrinae genome encodes these proteins:
- a CDS encoding HIT domain-containing protein, whose translation MTNAPAASANCLFCKIVAGDVPADVVASSERVLAFRDIDPKAPLHVLVVPKAHHGDVSVLAAADPSLLAEVVATADEVATELADGQYRLIFNSGPRAGQSVFHVHGHVVGGARLGWTPA comes from the coding sequence ATGACGAACGCACCGGCGGCCTCGGCCAACTGCCTGTTCTGCAAGATCGTCGCGGGTGACGTCCCGGCCGACGTCGTCGCGTCGTCCGAGCGCGTGCTCGCGTTCCGCGACATCGACCCGAAGGCGCCCCTGCACGTGCTCGTGGTGCCCAAGGCGCACCACGGCGACGTGTCGGTGCTCGCGGCCGCCGACCCGTCGCTGCTGGCCGAGGTCGTCGCCACTGCGGACGAGGTCGCGACGGAGCTGGCCGACGGCCAGTACCGGCTGATCTTCAACAGCGGCCCGCGTGCGGGGCAGAGCGTCTTCCACGTGCACGGGCACGTCGTCGGCGGGGCGCGTCTGGGGTGGACGCCCGCGTAA
- a CDS encoding PhoH family protein has product MTANPDARTERPAEHRIVVPVHVPMVDLLGSRDAVLRAVEEGFPRVDVHARGNEIAVSGPAGDVAIVSRLLDELVEVVESGTPLTPDVVRRSVAMLTSPDEQRPAEVLTLNILSNRGRTIRPKTVGQKHYVDAIDANTITFGIGPAGTGKTYLAMAKAVQALQSHQVNRIILSRPAVEAGERLGFLPGSLSEKIDPYLRPLYDALHDMVDPDSIPKLIEAGTIEVAPLAFLRGRSLNDAFIILDEAQNTTSEQMKMFLTRLGFGSKMVITGDATQIDLPGGTASGLRVVADVLVGVDDVEFCSLTSADVVRHRLVGDIIDAYARWEPRARANQRQNRK; this is encoded by the coding sequence ATGACTGCCAACCCCGACGCGCGAACCGAGCGCCCCGCCGAGCACCGGATCGTGGTGCCCGTGCACGTCCCGATGGTCGACCTGCTCGGCAGCCGCGACGCCGTGCTGCGGGCCGTCGAGGAGGGGTTCCCTCGCGTCGACGTCCACGCGCGCGGCAACGAGATCGCGGTGTCCGGGCCCGCGGGCGACGTCGCGATCGTCTCCCGCCTGCTCGACGAGCTGGTCGAGGTGGTCGAGTCCGGCACGCCGCTGACCCCCGACGTCGTGCGGCGCTCGGTCGCGATGCTGACCTCGCCCGACGAGCAGCGCCCGGCCGAGGTGCTGACCCTCAACATCCTGTCGAACCGGGGGCGCACCATCCGGCCCAAGACGGTCGGGCAGAAGCACTACGTCGACGCGATCGACGCCAACACCATCACCTTCGGCATCGGTCCGGCCGGCACGGGCAAGACGTACCTGGCGATGGCCAAGGCCGTGCAGGCGCTGCAGTCGCACCAGGTCAACCGCATCATCTTGTCGCGTCCGGCCGTCGAGGCCGGGGAGCGGCTGGGGTTCCTGCCCGGCTCGCTGTCGGAGAAGATCGACCCCTACCTGCGGCCGCTCTACGACGCGCTGCACGACATGGTCGACCCCGACTCGATCCCCAAGCTCATCGAGGCCGGAACCATCGAGGTCGCGCCTCTGGCGTTCCTGCGCGGCCGCTCCCTCAACGACGCCTTCATCATCCTCGACGAGGCGCAGAACACGACGTCCGAGCAGATGAAGATGTTCCTGACGCGCCTGGGCTTCGGTTCGAAGATGGTGATCACGGGTGACGCCACCCAGATCGACCTGCCGGGCGGCACCGCATCGGGCCTGCGCGTGGTCGCCGACGTGCTCGTCGGCGTCGACGACGTCGAGTTCTGCAGCCTGACCTCGGCCGACGTCGTGCGCCACCGCTTGGTCGGGGACATCATCGATGCCTACGCTCGCTGGGAGCCGAGGGCTCGCGCCAACCAGCGGCAGAACCGGAAATGA
- a CDS encoding 16S rRNA (uracil(1498)-N(3))-methyltransferase, which translates to MSAPVFLADGTSLTSVASGSTYVLDGAEGRHAAVVQRKRVGERVDVVDGAGTRLRCVVAGTEGSQVRLTVEETVTEAAPGVVLTLVQALAKGDRDELAVEAAVETGVDAVVPWQAERSVVVWRGDRAARSRARWVATVRSAVKQSRRAWVPAVGDAVTTPQLAARVRDVVGAGGVALVLHEEATTPLAEAPTPEPARDGAGAPELLVVVGPEGGISDGEVRALTDAGARAVRLGPHVLRTSTAGPVAVALLSERLGRWG; encoded by the coding sequence GTGAGCGCCCCCGTCTTCCTCGCCGACGGCACCTCGCTGACGTCGGTCGCCTCCGGCAGCACCTACGTGCTCGACGGAGCCGAGGGGCGTCACGCGGCGGTCGTGCAGCGCAAGCGCGTCGGGGAGCGTGTCGACGTCGTCGACGGCGCCGGGACGCGGCTGCGGTGCGTCGTCGCGGGGACCGAGGGCTCGCAGGTGCGGCTCACCGTCGAGGAGACCGTCACCGAGGCGGCGCCTGGCGTCGTCCTGACGCTCGTGCAGGCGCTCGCCAAGGGCGACCGGGACGAGCTCGCCGTCGAGGCCGCCGTGGAGACGGGCGTCGACGCCGTCGTGCCGTGGCAGGCCGAGCGGTCCGTCGTCGTCTGGCGGGGCGACCGTGCCGCCCGGTCGCGCGCGCGGTGGGTCGCCACCGTGCGCTCGGCGGTCAAGCAGTCGCGGCGCGCCTGGGTCCCGGCCGTGGGCGACGCCGTGACGACGCCGCAGCTGGCCGCGCGGGTGCGTGACGTGGTCGGCGCCGGTGGGGTCGCGCTCGTGCTGCACGAGGAGGCGACGACGCCGCTCGCCGAGGCCCCGACACCGGAGCCCGCGCGCGACGGGGCGGGCGCTCCCGAGCTGTTGGTCGTCGTCGGGCCCGAGGGCGGGATCAGCGATGGCGAGGTGCGGGCGCTGACCGACGCGGGCGCGCGCGCGGTACGGCTGGGGCCGCACGTGCTGCGCACCTCGACGGCCGGACCGGTCGCCGTCGCGTTGCTCAGCGAACGACTGGGCCGCTGGGGATAG
- the hrcA gene encoding heat-inducible transcriptional repressor HrcA, with protein MADDRRLEVLRAIVEDYVATREPVGSRVLTERHRLGVSPATIRNDMAALEEAGYIAQPHTSAGRVPTDKGYRLFVDQLAEVRPLSSPQKRAIETFLSQGVDLDDVLGRAGRLIAQLTGQVAVVQYPSLRRSGLRHLELVPVGAGRLLVVVITDTGRVEQRYLDVPEPGAGASEPLVLDDGALGELRARFNAAAAGKRLADLGDAFASVAARVEPALVPLAEQVAATVVDTLGEENEERIVLAGTANLARASMRFEQGLRPVLEALEEQVVLLGLLTEMAQEPGVGPVAIRIGHENGLEGLTEASVVTSGYGPASGDGDAVAILGSIGPTRMDYPGTIAAVRAVARYLSRVLPS; from the coding sequence GTGGCCGACGACCGCCGGCTCGAGGTGCTGCGCGCCATCGTGGAGGACTACGTCGCGACGCGCGAGCCCGTCGGCTCGCGCGTGCTGACCGAGAGGCACCGCCTGGGCGTCTCGCCCGCGACGATCCGCAACGACATGGCTGCCCTTGAGGAGGCCGGGTACATCGCCCAGCCGCACACGTCGGCGGGGCGCGTGCCGACCGACAAGGGCTACCGCCTGTTCGTCGACCAGCTGGCCGAGGTGCGGCCCCTGTCGAGCCCGCAGAAGCGCGCGATCGAGACGTTCCTGTCGCAGGGCGTGGACCTCGACGACGTGCTGGGCCGTGCCGGGCGCCTCATCGCGCAGCTCACGGGCCAGGTCGCCGTCGTGCAGTACCCGTCGCTGCGGCGCTCGGGGCTGCGGCACCTGGAGCTCGTGCCGGTCGGCGCCGGGCGCCTGCTCGTCGTCGTCATCACGGACACGGGCCGCGTCGAGCAGCGCTACCTGGACGTCCCGGAGCCTGGCGCGGGTGCGAGCGAGCCGCTCGTGCTCGACGACGGCGCGCTCGGCGAGCTGCGTGCCCGCTTCAACGCCGCCGCCGCGGGCAAGCGCCTCGCCGACCTCGGCGACGCGTTCGCGTCGGTGGCCGCACGCGTCGAGCCCGCGCTCGTCCCGTTGGCCGAGCAGGTCGCTGCGACGGTGGTCGACACGCTCGGTGAGGAGAACGAGGAGCGCATCGTGCTGGCCGGCACCGCGAACCTGGCGCGTGCCTCGATGCGGTTCGAGCAGGGTCTGCGGCCCGTGCTCGAGGCGCTCGAGGAGCAGGTCGTGCTGCTCGGCCTGCTGACCGAGATGGCCCAGGAGCCGGGCGTCGGCCCGGTCGCGATCCGCATCGGCCACGAGAACGGGCTCGAAGGACTGACCGAGGCGTCGGTCGTCACGTCCGGGTACGGCCCGGCGTCGGGCGACGGCGACGCCGTCGCGATCCTCGGCTCGATCGGCCCCACCCGCATGGACTACCCCGGAACCATCGCGGCGGTGCGCGCGGTCGCGCGCTACCTGTCGCGCGTCCTGCCGTCCTGA
- a CDS encoding alpha/beta hydrolase family protein, which yields MVLRTVASSAAILVGLAVAGALAGPTWDPVPITDHLRPAASSTAIGGTEAGAADGRVHPPGTFAVRETPVSIHLDGATVGGLLREPVGAGDGLAGMVFVHGAGTGKASSAFVAQATQIASAGVVTLVPDKRLDTYTTWRRDYVTMADDYLRSVDVLRDVPEVDPARVGVYGESEGAWIVPIMQAKDPSVAFTVLVSAPVVEPRQQAAFAVDNYLRNTNVPQQVFRAIPRAVGIQLPTGLLDYADFDVRPWLERQTAPVLVAYGTGDPSMPIEQGTRQIIADTAVGGTAAPVTVRFYEGANHGLRVDGTLVPQFPRDVAAWVQGLPETATAQPRIAGAQPQQLYLASPVPRPRWWGNGDIIIGAVLGGVALLLVGPLVWGTSALLRRLTAVGRGALRGRRTAHLARGVGPVLAGLGAGSVVTTAALVLYLRAVARLALNYKQDDLVVQAGWIGVRLLGLATVVCAALLIGRVRDVLTERRAGDHEAVVAKGWPAHLTVWAVLVGALSLLLWLTYWGVFQLGI from the coding sequence GTGGTGTTGCGGACGGTTGCGTCGAGTGCGGCGATCCTCGTGGGACTCGCGGTCGCCGGGGCGCTCGCCGGTCCCACCTGGGACCCGGTGCCCATCACCGACCACCTTCGCCCGGCGGCGTCGTCCACGGCGATCGGCGGGACGGAGGCCGGGGCGGCCGACGGGCGCGTCCACCCGCCGGGCACGTTCGCCGTGCGTGAGACGCCCGTCAGCATCCACCTCGACGGGGCCACCGTCGGCGGCCTGCTGCGCGAACCGGTCGGGGCGGGCGACGGTCTGGCGGGCATGGTGTTCGTGCACGGGGCAGGCACGGGCAAGGCGAGCAGCGCGTTCGTCGCGCAGGCCACGCAGATCGCTTCGGCCGGTGTCGTCACGCTGGTTCCCGACAAGCGTCTCGACACCTACACGACCTGGCGCCGCGACTACGTCACCATGGCCGACGACTACCTGCGGTCGGTCGACGTCCTGCGCGACGTCCCGGAGGTCGACCCCGCCCGCGTCGGGGTCTACGGCGAGTCCGAGGGCGCCTGGATCGTGCCGATCATGCAGGCGAAGGACCCGAGCGTCGCGTTCACCGTGCTGGTCTCGGCACCCGTCGTCGAGCCACGGCAGCAGGCCGCGTTCGCCGTCGACAACTATCTGCGCAACACCAACGTGCCCCAGCAGGTCTTCCGCGCGATCCCGCGCGCCGTCGGCATCCAGCTCCCGACCGGGCTGCTCGACTACGCCGACTTCGACGTCCGGCCGTGGCTCGAACGGCAGACGGCACCCGTGCTCGTCGCCTACGGCACGGGCGACCCGTCCATGCCCATCGAGCAGGGCACGCGCCAGATCATCGCCGACACGGCCGTGGGCGGCACCGCCGCGCCCGTCACGGTCCGCTTCTACGAGGGTGCCAACCACGGGCTGCGCGTGGACGGGACCCTCGTGCCGCAGTTCCCGCGCGACGTCGCCGCCTGGGTCCAGGGGCTGCCCGAGACCGCGACGGCGCAGCCGCGCATCGCCGGGGCCCAGCCGCAGCAGCTCTACCTCGCCTCTCCCGTGCCGCGGCCACGGTGGTGGGGCAACGGAGACATCATCATCGGTGCCGTGCTGGGCGGGGTCGCACTGCTCCTGGTCGGCCCGCTCGTGTGGGGCACCTCCGCGCTGCTGCGCCGGCTCACCGCCGTGGGCCGCGGCGCGCTGCGGGGCCGACGCACGGCACATCTGGCACGCGGCGTCGGGCCGGTGCTGGCAGGGCTGGGCGCGGGTTCCGTCGTGACCACGGCCGCCCTGGTCCTGTACCTGCGCGCCGTCGCCCGGCTCGCGCTCAACTACAAGCAGGACGACCTCGTCGTGCAGGCCGGGTGGATCGGCGTGCGCCTGCTCGGCCTGGCGACCGTGGTGTGCGCGGCGCTGCTCATCGGGCGCGTGCGTGACGTGCTGACGGAGCGCCGAGCGGGCGACCACGAGGCGGTCGTCGCGAAGGGCTGGCCCGCCCACCTGACCGTGTGGGCGGTGCTGGTCGGTGCGCTGTCGCTGCTGCTGTGGCTCACCTACTGGGGCGTCTTCCAGCTGGGGATCTGA
- a CDS encoding glycosyltransferase family 2 protein translates to MWKKALIAAAILAQAVYIVYRVGFTLPVRFGLVAMVFAVVLVVAEMSSVFQGLFEFFTFGRRNAVRKGPLADEDYPDVDIFITTHNESRGLIYKTLNGCTTLHYPDPAKVHIYLLDDTNRPEMRELAASFGVDYIGMDAGENPSKKAGNLNNALRHTASPLVVCLDSDMIPKSTFLDEVVPYFYETAHNTPEEVRAYVRELESNGHRYRVGYVQTPQDFYSLDLFQHNLFAEDIIPNDQDYFFKKVNEARSSMNSPIFCGSNAILSREALVSIGGLSTDSITEDLSSSIKLQKAGYVSKAISESYGYGLSPFTIDDLRSQRTRWSRGFVQAMRANKPFRSRLSFLAKLSYLDLYNYWMFVFRRVVFMVLPIVTVLLGVRVLDTDALHFVALWGGAYALYNVTLARTSDGTMGRFYSNLVETILAPYLVVGLAKELVGIREDRFVVTPKSAQSVNDTPSLRFTVLNWVTFVLTVAALVLNIVNIQGMPFVSQLIVGYWLLQNAVLLVYAISFTKTRPGMEDELTKWSITLPATVAVCGARFDATTHELNERHITVRSAQDLALAPGDLAALTVTDDRYSASLRVSYLHRSGDLHTFGIDESAETFNAELNQYLDILHDRDTTYKHTGGSRLAWAPNFLKNLRNILPAAPATARGADVRAARRAADLEATTVGALVVPRPRAAAGRRR, encoded by the coding sequence ATGTGGAAGAAAGCGCTGATCGCTGCCGCGATCCTCGCGCAAGCCGTGTACATCGTCTATCGCGTCGGGTTCACGCTTCCCGTGCGATTCGGCCTCGTCGCGATGGTCTTCGCCGTCGTGCTGGTGGTCGCGGAGATGTCGTCCGTGTTCCAGGGGCTGTTCGAGTTCTTCACCTTCGGGCGCCGCAACGCGGTCCGCAAAGGCCCGCTGGCCGACGAGGACTATCCCGACGTCGACATCTTCATCACCACGCACAACGAGTCCCGCGGTCTGATCTACAAGACCCTCAACGGGTGCACGACGCTGCACTACCCCGACCCGGCCAAGGTCCACATCTACCTGCTGGACGACACGAACCGGCCCGAGATGCGTGAGCTCGCCGCGAGCTTCGGCGTCGACTACATCGGGATGGACGCGGGCGAGAACCCGAGCAAGAAGGCGGGCAACCTCAACAACGCGCTGCGGCACACAGCCTCCCCGCTCGTGGTGTGCCTCGACAGCGACATGATCCCGAAGAGCACCTTCCTCGACGAGGTCGTGCCCTACTTCTACGAGACGGCCCACAACACGCCCGAGGAGGTCAGGGCCTACGTCCGAGAGCTGGAGTCGAACGGTCACCGCTACCGCGTCGGCTACGTGCAGACGCCGCAGGACTTCTACTCGCTCGACTTGTTCCAGCACAACCTGTTCGCCGAGGACATCATCCCGAACGACCAGGACTACTTCTTCAAGAAGGTGAACGAGGCGCGCTCGTCGATGAACTCGCCGATCTTCTGCGGCTCCAACGCGATCCTCTCGCGCGAGGCGCTGGTGTCGATCGGCGGACTGTCGACCGACAGCATCACCGAGGACCTCTCGTCGAGCATCAAGCTCCAGAAGGCCGGGTACGTCTCCAAGGCCATCTCCGAGAGCTATGGCTACGGCCTGTCGCCGTTCACGATCGACGACCTCAGGTCCCAGCGCACCCGCTGGAGCCGCGGGTTCGTCCAGGCCATGCGCGCGAACAAGCCCTTCCGCAGCCGGCTGTCATTCCTTGCCAAGCTCAGCTACCTCGACCTGTACAACTATTGGATGTTCGTGTTCCGGCGCGTCGTCTTCATGGTGCTGCCGATCGTGACCGTCCTGCTGGGCGTGCGCGTCCTCGACACGGACGCCCTCCACTTCGTCGCCCTCTGGGGCGGGGCGTACGCGCTGTACAACGTGACGCTGGCACGCACGTCGGACGGGACCATGGGCCGGTTCTACAGCAATCTCGTCGAGACGATCCTGGCGCCGTACCTCGTCGTCGGGCTGGCCAAGGAGCTCGTGGGGATCCGCGAGGACCGGTTCGTCGTGACCCCCAAGAGCGCCCAGAGCGTCAACGACACGCCCAGCCTGCGCTTCACCGTCCTGAACTGGGTCACGTTCGTCCTGACGGTGGCGGCGCTGGTGCTCAACATCGTCAACATCCAGGGCATGCCGTTCGTCTCGCAGCTCATCGTCGGGTACTGGCTGCTCCAGAACGCCGTGCTGCTCGTCTACGCGATCAGCTTCACCAAGACGCGCCCGGGCATGGAGGACGAGCTGACCAAGTGGAGCATCACGCTGCCCGCGACGGTCGCCGTCTGCGGGGCGCGGTTCGACGCCACGACCCACGAGCTCAACGAACGGCACATCACCGTGCGCTCCGCGCAGGACCTGGCCCTCGCACCGGGCGACCTCGCCGCCCTGACCGTCACCGACGACCGCTACAGCGCGTCCCTGCGGGTGTCGTACCTGCACCGCTCCGGCGACCTGCACACGTTCGGGATCGACGAGTCGGCCGAGACGTTCAACGCCGAGCTCAACCAGTACCTGGACATCCTTCATGACCGGGACACGACCTACAAGCACACCGGAGGCAGCCGCCTCGCCTGGGCCCCGAACTTCCTGAAGAACCTGCGCAACATCCTGCCCGCCGCCCCGGCGACGGCCCGCGGTGCCGACGTCCGCGCGGCACGCCGCGCCGCAGACCTCGAGGCGACGACCGTCGGGGCGCTCGTCGTCCCGCGACCGCGGGCCGCCGCCGGCCGCCGCCGCTGA
- the dnaJ gene encoding molecular chaperone DnaJ: protein MADYYEILGVERDATPEQIKKAYRRLARELHPDVAGESGEERFKDVARAYEVLSNPDKRQQYDRGVDPTAPGGGGSGFGAGFGFQDIFETFFGGGQAAQGPIPRARRGQDALVRMDVDLAEATFGAKRELQVDTAVACSTCGGNGARPGTSLRTCDVCAGRGHVQRVARSFLGQVMTTAPCTACGGHGTVIPEACADCAGEGRVRSRRTLTVNVPAGVDTGTRIKLTAQGEVGPGGGPAGDLYVEIREKPHETFVRRGDDLHCTLPVPMTAAALGTVLDLETLDGPQEIDLRPGTQPGQIVTLKGLGVGHLHAGGRGDLHVHVEVEVPTSLDDEQTQLLRSLAALRGEERPEPRLAAAHPGVFGRLRDKLSGR, encoded by the coding sequence GTGGCCGACTACTACGAGATCCTCGGCGTCGAGCGCGACGCCACGCCCGAGCAGATCAAGAAGGCATACCGTCGCCTCGCCCGCGAGCTGCACCCCGATGTCGCGGGGGAGTCCGGGGAAGAGCGATTCAAGGACGTCGCGCGCGCGTACGAGGTGCTGAGCAACCCCGACAAGCGCCAGCAGTACGACCGTGGCGTCGACCCGACCGCCCCGGGCGGCGGAGGCAGCGGGTTCGGCGCGGGCTTCGGCTTCCAGGACATCTTCGAGACGTTCTTCGGTGGCGGCCAGGCGGCGCAGGGCCCCATCCCGCGCGCGCGCCGCGGCCAGGACGCCCTCGTTCGCATGGACGTCGACCTCGCCGAGGCGACCTTCGGCGCCAAGCGTGAGCTGCAGGTCGACACCGCCGTCGCGTGCTCCACGTGCGGCGGCAACGGCGCCCGCCCTGGCACGTCGCTGCGCACGTGCGACGTCTGCGCGGGCCGCGGGCACGTGCAGCGTGTCGCCCGCTCGTTCCTCGGTCAGGTCATGACGACCGCGCCGTGCACCGCGTGCGGCGGCCACGGCACCGTCATCCCCGAGGCGTGCGCCGACTGCGCCGGTGAGGGGCGCGTCCGCTCGCGCCGCACCCTGACGGTCAACGTCCCGGCCGGCGTCGACACCGGCACGCGCATCAAGCTCACCGCGCAGGGCGAGGTCGGCCCGGGCGGCGGCCCTGCGGGCGACCTGTACGTCGAGATCCGCGAGAAGCCGCACGAGACGTTCGTGCGCCGGGGCGACGACCTGCACTGCACGCTGCCCGTGCCCATGACGGCGGCCGCGCTCGGCACCGTGCTCGACCTGGAGACGCTCGACGGTCCGCAGGAGATCGACCTGCGCCCCGGCACCCAGCCGGGCCAGATCGTCACCCTCAAGGGCCTGGGCGTCGGCCACCTGCACGCGGGTGGCCGCGGTGACCTGCACGTCCACGTCGAGGTCGAGGTGCCCACGTCGCTCGACGACGAGCAGACGCAGCTGCTGCGCTCGCTCGCCGCGCTGCGCGGTGAGGAGCGCCCCGAGCCGCGCCTGGCCGCCGCGCACCCGGGTGTGTTCGGCCGCCTGCGCGACAAGCTCAGCGGCCGGTGA
- a CDS encoding hemolysin family protein has product MTGVLVLVAVGGLVLAGLLSAGEAAVLRVTRASLADALAAAEQGEGLRAETVADRVRAAQALVVDPTATVASVATVRVAAELLALGSLALLLEDLLHDGWEVLLALLVLGLLAGLVMARLSPRQIGFRRSLRVVLALSALLTAARRLTGWAARPTVRDGEATPTEDELRDLVDRVGESAVIEEDERELIRSVFELGGTLTREVMVPRTDMVTVDAATPLGKVMRLYVRSGFSRVPVVGESVDDLLGVAYLKDVARLLDADPGAAHRPVSDVARAPVFVPESKPADDLLREMQQKATHIAVVIDEYGGVAGLVTVEDVLEELVGELVDEHDRVIEDEPEPVAPGVFRVPARLPVDELGNLFDLRFDDDDVDTAGGLLAKAIGKVPLAGSQADVGGLHLEAERVEGRRKQVSTILVSRTRVEEENDDKDVTA; this is encoded by the coding sequence GTGACCGGTGTCCTGGTGCTCGTCGCCGTCGGCGGGCTGGTGCTCGCCGGGCTGCTCTCGGCGGGCGAGGCGGCCGTGCTGCGCGTGACGCGCGCGTCGCTGGCCGACGCGCTCGCCGCGGCCGAGCAGGGCGAGGGCCTGCGGGCAGAGACGGTCGCGGACCGGGTTCGCGCCGCGCAGGCGCTCGTCGTCGACCCGACGGCGACCGTCGCCTCGGTGGCGACCGTGCGCGTCGCGGCCGAGCTGCTGGCGCTCGGCTCGCTCGCGCTGCTCCTGGAGGACCTGCTGCACGACGGGTGGGAGGTGCTGCTCGCGCTCCTCGTGCTGGGCCTGCTCGCGGGGCTCGTCATGGCGCGCCTGAGCCCGCGCCAGATCGGGTTCCGCCGCTCGCTGCGCGTCGTGCTCGCGCTGTCCGCGCTGCTGACCGCCGCACGCCGCCTGACCGGGTGGGCGGCGCGCCCCACCGTGCGCGACGGCGAGGCCACGCCCACCGAGGACGAGCTGCGTGATCTCGTCGACCGCGTGGGGGAGTCGGCCGTCATCGAGGAGGACGAGCGCGAGCTGATCCGCAGCGTGTTCGAGCTGGGCGGAACCCTGACCCGCGAGGTCATGGTGCCGCGCACGGACATGGTCACGGTCGACGCCGCGACTCCGCTCGGCAAGGTCATGCGCCTGTACGTGCGCTCGGGCTTCTCGCGCGTGCCGGTCGTCGGGGAGTCGGTCGACGACCTGCTCGGCGTCGCCTACCTCAAGGACGTGGCGCGGCTGCTCGACGCCGACCCGGGTGCCGCGCACCGGCCCGTGTCCGACGTCGCGCGGGCGCCGGTGTTCGTGCCGGAGTCCAAGCCGGCCGACGACCTGCTGCGCGAGATGCAGCAGAAGGCGACGCACATCGCCGTCGTCATCGACGAGTACGGCGGGGTCGCGGGGCTCGTCACGGTCGAGGACGTGCTCGAGGAGCTCGTGGGCGAGCTCGTCGACGAGCACGACCGCGTGATCGAGGACGAGCCCGAGCCCGTCGCCCCCGGCGTGTTCCGGGTGCCGGCCCGCCTCCCGGTCGACGAGCTCGGCAACCTGTTCGACCTGCGCTTCGACGACGACGACGTCGACACGGCGGGCGGCCTGCTCGCCAAGGCGATCGGCAAGGTACCCCTGGCCGGGTCGCAGGCCGACGTCGGAGGCCTGCACCTGGAGGCCGAGCGTGTCGAGGGCCGCCGCAAGCAGGTGTCGACCATCCTCGTGAGCCGGACCCGGGTCGAGGAAGAGAACGACGACAAGGACGTGACCGCATGA
- the ybeY gene encoding rRNA maturation RNase YbeY has product MSIEVNNESGYDVDGLDEAEFAELGRFVLDAMHVHPQAELSILFVDTAVMTDLHVRWMDEPGPTDVLSFPMDELRPGREGDLTPPGTLGDIVLCPEVAAGQAVVAGHSTVEEMLLLTTHGILHLLGYDHAEPEEEKEMFGLQRRLLLTFLAGR; this is encoded by the coding sequence GTGTCCATTGAAGTCAACAACGAGTCCGGGTACGACGTCGACGGGCTCGACGAGGCCGAGTTCGCCGAGCTCGGGCGGTTCGTGCTCGACGCGATGCACGTCCACCCCCAGGCCGAGCTGTCGATCCTGTTCGTCGACACCGCCGTCATGACCGACCTGCACGTGCGGTGGATGGACGAGCCCGGACCCACCGACGTGCTCAGCTTCCCCATGGACGAGCTGCGCCCGGGCCGCGAGGGCGACCTGACTCCGCCCGGCACGCTCGGCGACATCGTGCTGTGCCCCGAGGTCGCGGCCGGGCAGGCCGTCGTCGCCGGGCACTCCACGGTCGAGGAGATGCTGCTGCTGACGACGCACGGCATCCTGCACCTGCTGGGCTACGACCACGCGGAACCGGAGGAGGAGAAGGAGATGTTCGGCCTCCAGCGCCGCCTCCTGCTCACGTTCCTCGCCGGGCGGTGA
- the era gene encoding GTPase Era, producing MTETVPPAEHRSGFACLVGRPNAGKSTLTNALVGEKVAIMSARPQTTRHTIRGIVHRPDAQLVLVDTPGLHRPRTLLGQRLNDLVRETLGEVDVIAFCLPADQKVGPGDRFIANQLAPLMTGRRAVPVVAVVTKADLVDRGRLAEHLLAVDALAREADREWADIVPVSAKDGFQVSTLEDVLVSHLPAGPELYPGGELTDEPEQVMVAELVREAALEGVRDELPHSLAVVVEEIIEREGSADPDKGRPPLLDVRVNLYVERDSQKAIVIGRGGSRLREVGTNARQGIERLLGARVYLDLHVKVARDWQRDPKQLRKLGF from the coding sequence ATGACCGAGACCGTGCCACCGGCCGAGCACCGCTCAGGCTTCGCCTGCCTGGTGGGCCGCCCCAACGCGGGCAAGTCCACGCTGACCAACGCGCTGGTCGGGGAGAAGGTCGCGATCATGTCCGCGCGGCCCCAGACCACGCGGCACACCATCCGCGGCATCGTGCACCGCCCCGACGCCCAGCTCGTGCTGGTCGACACGCCCGGGCTGCACCGCCCGCGCACGCTGCTGGGCCAGCGGCTCAACGACCTCGTCAGGGAGACGCTGGGCGAGGTCGACGTCATCGCGTTCTGCCTGCCCGCCGACCAGAAGGTCGGGCCGGGCGACCGGTTCATCGCGAACCAGCTCGCGCCGCTCATGACCGGCCGGCGGGCGGTGCCCGTCGTCGCCGTCGTCACCAAGGCCGACCTCGTGGACCGCGGGCGCCTCGCCGAGCACCTGCTGGCCGTCGACGCGCTCGCGCGCGAGGCCGACCGCGAGTGGGCCGACATCGTGCCGGTCTCCGCCAAGGACGGGTTCCAGGTCTCGACGCTCGAAGACGTCCTCGTGTCGCACCTGCCGGCGGGGCCCGAGCTGTACCCCGGCGGCGAGCTGACCGACGAGCCCGAGCAGGTCATGGTCGCCGAGCTCGTGCGCGAGGCGGCGCTCGAAGGCGTGCGCGACGAGCTGCCCCACTCGCTCGCCGTCGTCGTCGAGGAGATCATCGAGCGCGAGGGCTCGGCCGACCCCGACAAGGGGCGGCCGCCGCTGCTCGACGTGCGTGTCAACCTCTACGTCGAACGCGACTCGCAGAAGGCCATCGTCATCGGCCGCGGCGGCTCGCGGCTGCGCGAGGTCGGCACGAACGCGCGCCAGGGCATCGAGCGGCTGCTCGGCGCGCGCGTCTACCTCGACCTGCACGTCAAGGTCGCGAGGGACTGGCAGCGGGACCCCAAGCAGCTTCGCAAGCTCGGCTTCTGA